A single window of Maylandia zebra isolate NMK-2024a linkage group LG2, Mzebra_GT3a, whole genome shotgun sequence DNA harbors:
- the ptcd3 gene encoding small ribosomal subunit protein mS39, which produces MAAPGRHIGHSVQRNGRFILYNLEQLLGHRGFGWTSALRQQAAEANKESTESVVIPRKKTWSREAVLEALASTVSRDPTAYPYQFQDDPYLSPRTSTEFKLFSLSQESGRSAAKYIVNNNPKLFTKDFAEPHIPCLMPETVSLRLEEVSEEALKERITLRKVTAAVDMYDQLLQAGTTVSMETTHSLLDLICLYSDRDPVQDGEPQTDDAEFGEELKKRKARVRRASDFLKFTWKENNNAERIFNLLPERDTRCYSALIRGMVKHGAYAKAFSMYTDMLNNRLTADVHIFNALISAAPDVRDKFNERWDLVAELLNQMNQQKVRPGLLTFNSVLKALRRCGFLAKTQALHTLNEMKALGIAPSLASYDHILAVFYKSASSAQNNTDLLQEVIAELEGRIFTCQDPDDVLFFSSAMRICLDSKDLELGYKIQSLVDVGENWRLLGDSFQQSIYYGRFFNLLCMMEHIDVVLKWYKQIIPSLYYPNPQGMRDLLQALDTDSRLDLLPSIWKDIKTLGHDNKPDLVEELLSLMAREKHSSEVQESFAACALDVKSVFDLRPSIEWSAASLSHITTLLLRANKTRQAWEMLQLFKSRNRVPSEGLLNNFLSVCHSDGDSQKAVQLVQLSAAFCLPTTWRLAKRALAEFELTEEQRAILSELETAGEPSD; this is translated from the exons ATGGCGGCGCCCGGTAGGCACATAGGGCACTCTGTGCAGAGAAACGGACGATTTATTCTATATAACCTCGAGCAGCTGTTGGGCCACAG GGGCTTCGGTTGGACCTCAGCTCTACGACAGCAAGCTGCTGAAGCCAATAAAG AATCGACAGAGTCCGTTGTCATCCCCAGGAAGAAGACATG GAGCAGAGAGGCAGTGCTGGAGGCGCTGGCTTCAACTGTCAGCAGG GATCCCACAGCATATCCCTACCAATTCCAGGATGATCCTTACCTCTCTCCCAGGACTTCTACTGAGTTT AagctgttctctctctctcaggagTCCGGCAGATCTGCAGCCAAATACATCGTCAACAACAACCCCAAACTCTTCACCAAAGACTTTGCAGAACCTCATATACCC TGTCTGATGCCAGAGACTGTATCCCTGCGTCTTGAGGAGGTGAGTGAGGAAGCACTGAAGGAAAGGATCACCCTGAGGAAAGTTACAGCTGCTGTTGACATGTATGATCAGTTACTGCAAGCTG GCACTACTGTCTCCATGGAAACAACCCATAGCCTGCTGGACCTTATCTGTCTCTACAGCGACAGGGACCCCGTCCAGGATGGGGAGCCACAGACAGACGACGCA GAATTTGGAGAGGAGCTGAAGAAAAGGAAAGCACGGGTCCGCCGAGCTTCAGACTTCCTGAAGTTCACctggaaagaaaacaacaatgcGGAGAGAATCTTTAACCTGCTGCCAGAGCGGGATACACGCTGTTACTCTGCTCTCATCAGAGGCATGGTCAAG CATGGAGCCTATGCAAAGGCATTCAGCATGTACACAGATATGCTTAACAACAGGCTGACAG CTGATGTCcacatcttcaatgccctgatCTCAGCAGCTCCAGATGTCCGAGACAAATTTAATGAGCGATGGGACCTCGTTGCT GAGCTGTTGAACCAGATGAATCAGCAGAAAGTTCGTCCTGGCCTGTTGACCTTCAACAGCGTCCTCAAAGCTCTGAGACGCTGCGGCTTCTTGGCCAAAACACAAGCTCTGCACACTCTGAATGAGATGAAGGCGCTGGGGATAG ctccCAGCCTGGCCTCCTACGACCACATCCTGGCAGTCTTTTACAAATCAG CCTCTTCTGCGCAGAACAACACTGATCTTCTTCAGGAGGTGATAGCTGAGCTGGAGGGACGCATCTTCACCTGCCAGGACCCTGACGATG tTCTGTTCTTCTCCAGCGCAATGAGAATA TGTTTGGACAGTAAAGATCTGGAGCTGGGATATAAAATCCAGAGTTTGGTAGATGTCGGGGAGAACTGGAGGCTGCTGGGAGACTCCTTCCAGCAGAGCATTTACTA tggTCGCTTCTTCAACCTGCTGTGCATGATGGAGCACATTGATGTGGTGCTGAAATGGTACAAGCAGATCATTCCCTCG CTCTACTACCCCAACCCTCAGGGAATGAGGGACCTGCTGCAGGCCCTGGACACGGACAGCCGTCTGGACTTGCTGCCTTCTATATGGAAAG ACATCAAGACTCTCGGGCACGATAACAAACCCGATCtggtggaggagctgctcagcctCATGGCCAGAGAGAAACACAGTTCTGAG GTTCAGGAGTCCTTTGCAGCATGCGCTCTGGATGTAAAGAGTGTATTTGATTTGAGGCCCAGTATAGAGTGGAGCGCCGCCTCCCTCTCACACATCACCACACTGCTGCTGCGAGCTAACAAGACCCGACAGGCCTG GGAGATGCTGCAGCTCTTCAAGTCCAGGAACAGAGTTCCTTC CGAGGGGCTCTTGAACAACTTCCTGTCAGTGTGCCACAGTGACGGTGACTCCCAGAAAGCAGTGCAGTTGGTGCAGCTGTCTGCAGCCTTCTGCCTGCCAACAACATGGAGGCTAGCAAAGAGAGCACTGGCTGAGTTTGAGCTGACTGAAGAGCAAAG